Within Aspergillus oryzae RIB40 DNA, chromosome 2, the genomic segment tgaccctaatgttgaccctaatgttgaccctgaccctaatgttgaccctaatgttgaccctaatgttgaccctaatgttgaccctaatgttgaccctaatgttgacccaTATGCTTTACCATACAAAAACTGGTGGTGAACCATAATACCACTATTTTAGCCCCTGGTGGTCGAGGCAAGACAGGCTGTGGTAGGGGAAATGCAATTGAGATTAGGCAtcttggctttttttttaatcaAGAACCTTCCCCTCCAATTAAACTGAACGGCGAACATGTCCAGATTCATTTCTCCAGCCCATTTATCAAACCGACATTGAGTTTCCAGCCAAGGCGAAATCTTAGCCACCATGGCcactcccaccaccaaaccagCCTGGTACCAAACCAGTGTCACGGCAATCGACCCTGCCGCGCAGTCCATGCTGGAGAATTACAGCGGGCTCAAACCCGAAGAGGTCATTCCCCATGTCTTAACCCTGGTAGGCACAGACACAACCCCCTGCTTCGAAGCACTCATCTTTCCCCCCCTAACTGAAACCCCTTGCAATTACCAAGAGAGATGAAGCCTTTCAAATTTTCCCCTACCCCTGCATCGGCCAAATGCGCTTCCTGAGCTGTCACCTATCCCGCCTGCCATTCTACCAGCACGTGCTTGCCCGTTTGCGCGTATCCCCTGCCAACGGTTTCCTCGACGCAGGCTGCTGTGTCGGCCAGGAGCTTCGGCATTTGGTCTACGCAGCCTCTATTCCCGGATCCCAATTATATGGGTTCGATCTAGAAGCGGGGTTCTTCGAGCTCGGCTATAAGCTCTTCCGCGACAATGCGGATGCCTTCCCCGCTACCTTCGTGGGCGCGGATC encodes:
- a CDS encoding class I SAM-dependent methyltransferase (predicted protein), whose protein sequence is MATPTTKPAWYQTSVTAIDPAAQSMLENYSGLKPEEVIPHVLTLRDEAFQIFPYPCIGQMRFLSCHLSRLPFYQHVLARLRVSPANGFLDAGCCVGQELRHLVYAASIPGSQLYGFDLEAGFFELGYKLFRDNADAFPATFVGADLGGSDEDWEKAEIVGTMKGKIDVVWAGSLLHFWEYEGQLRGVERLIGLTRGEPGSIVCGRQMGSTVAGVYDLNGLTDKTMLHYRHNVESLVEFWKEVGVRTGSKWEVQAELEIGETTTNMRDKAKFMDDNTRVIWWCATRVE